A portion of the Calditrichota bacterium genome contains these proteins:
- a CDS encoding Rho termination factor N-terminal domain-containing protein yields the protein MAYTYSELKHKTVAELREIAKTLEHEAVQGYTQMNKEHLLVALCKALNIDMHEHRVAAIPEKTTLKMKIRALKRQRDEAIKAHKHKELQQIRRQIKRLKNRLRRAAAMG from the coding sequence ATGGCCTACACGTACTCCGAATTGAAACACAAGACGGTGGCAGAGCTGAGAGAGATCGCAAAGACGCTTGAGCACGAGGCAGTGCAGGGTTACACGCAGATGAACAAGGAGCACCTGCTGGTGGCCCTATGCAAGGCGCTCAACATCGACATGCACGAGCACCGAGTTGCGGCCATACCCGAGAAGACGACCCTCAAGATGAAGATTCGCGCGCTCAAGCGGCAACGGGATGAGGCAATCAAAGCGCACAAGCACAAAGAGCTGCAGCAGATCCGGCGGCAGATCAAGAGGTTGAAGAACCGCCTGCGCCGCGCTGCGGCGATGGGCTAA